In Phycisphaerae bacterium RAS2, the DNA window CGGCCGTCCGAAATTGACAGCGCGGTTCTAAGTCAATGCGGCTCATTGATAGCTCTGCGGCTAACAAATTCGGCTGACCGCGCCAAAGTAGCAGCCGCTGTCCCCGATGACCTCGGCGGGCTTGTCGATCAGCTGCCTTCCCTTCGGACTGGTGAGGCAATCTTTCTTGGCGAGGCCATGCCAATCCCTTCGCGCGTACGTGTGCGAAAGGCGTTGCACAAGCCAGTTGGAGATGATCCGAAACTTCCGGATGTGTGGCAGACAACCCCTCGTCCTGACGCAGCCTCATATACTGAAGCACTTTCAAATTGGCGTGCTCAATCTACTTGCACAGACGATACAGATGACGAGACGGAGGACCAAAACAATGCCTGAAATGCATTTGGTTGACTCGACGAATATCGAAGCAATAGGCTTTGATCCTAGCTCCCAGGAACTTCATGTACGTTTTTTGAAGTCGGGAGAGACCTATGTTTACTATGCAGTTGAGGAGTGGGTGTTTCAGGAATTCCTGCAAGCCGACTCAAAGGGCACCTACCTCAACGCCAGCATAAAGGGCCGATATCAATTCGGAAAGCTATGACTCTGAGTATAACCTCGGCGCGGATGCAAACTCCCAACAGCGCTTATAGCAAGTTTGACCGGACAACGGCTGTCACATGCTGAAACCTATGAACTTTCGCATCGCCGACACCTTCACAGACAGCCTCGCGCGGTTACGAAGCGACCAGCAGGCAGCCGCCAAGACGACGGCATTCGATCTTCAGATGAACCCGGCGAACCCCGGCATGCAGTTCCACCGGCTCGACAAAGCCAAGGACAAGAACTTCTGGTCGATTCGCGTAAGCCGTGACATCCGCATCATCGTCCACCGAACCGATGAAAGCCTTTTACTCTGCTACGTCGATCATCACGACCCGGCGTATCGCTGGGCCGAACGCCGCAAGATCGAGCGCCATCCGAAGACAGGGGCGATGCAGGTCGTCGAAATCCGAGAGCGTGTTCTCGAAATCGAAATCCCCAAGTACGTCGAAGTCGAAAGACCAGCTCCGCCGAAACCGCTCCTCTTCGCTGATTTCTCCGACGACGACCTCCTCGCCTACGGCGTGCCCCAGGAATGGCTCGCCGACGTGAAGGCGTCGAACGAGGATTCTCTTCTCGACCTTGCCGGCCACCTTCCTGCCGAGGCCGCTGAGGCACTACTCAATCTCGCGACGGGAACGGTGCCGCTGCGACCTGTCCCCGTCGCGGCCGGGGCAGACCCCTTCGAACACCCCGACGCCTTGCGACGCTTCCGCGTCATGGAAAACGTAGAAGAATTGCAACGGGCGATGGAGTACCCGTGGGAGAAGTGGATTGTTTTCCTCCATCCCGCACAGCGGGAGACCGTTACTCGCTCGTACGGCGGCCCTGCCCGCGTCGCGGGATCGGCCGGCACGGGTAAGACCGTTGTCGCGTTGCATCGTGCGGCCCACCTCGCACGCTCGAACGCCTACGCCAAAGTCTTGCTTACCACGTTTTCAATTGCCCTCGCCCGGAATCTTCGCCGAAAAATCGCCTGCCTTATAGGCAATGAGCCGGCCGTCCATAACCGGATCAGCGTGCGAGCCATCGACGAAGTGGGCATTGAACAATTTGAGGTTGCATTCGGAACGCCAAAGCCGCTCACGCCCAAGATGCTGCGAACGCTTCTCAAGGCCGCTTCCGACGCCGCGATGCCGCATCAATACGGACTGGCGTTCCTCGAATCCGAATGGAACGAAGTCGTGGACGCATGGCAGCTTGGTTCGTGGGAAGCGTACCGCGATGTACCTAGGCTCGGCCGCAAAACGCGGCTCGGCGAGAAGCAGCGACAGACGCTTTGGACGATCTTCGAGCATGTCCGCAAGGACATGAGTGAGCGCGGGCTTGTGACAATCCCGATGGTCTTTGCAGCAGCGACGCAACACATCGCCTCCGGTGGGAAGCCGCCCGCCGATTTTGTGGTCGTGGACGAGGCACAGGACATCAGCGTTCCGCAGCTTCGCTACCTCGCGGCCGTCGCAGGGAAGAAGGAAGACGGGCTTTTCTTCGCTGGAGACCTTGGACAACGGATCTTCCAGACGCCATTTTCGTGGGCGTCGCTGGGGGTCGATGTCCGAGGCCGCTCACAGACGCTTCGAATCAACTATCGCACATCGCACCAGATTCGACAGCAGGCCGACCGCTTGCTTCAAACTGAGTTGGCGGACGTGGATGGAAACTTGGAGTCAAGAAAAGGCACCGTGTCGGTGTTCAATGGGCCTCCACCATCGATTCAGGTTGTCGAATCGACAAAGCGCGAAACCGAGGTGATCGCAGCGTGGCTTAAGGAGCGAGTGGCAGCGGCGGTGAAGCCGCATGAAATCGGTATCTTCGTAAGATCGGAAGCAGAGTTGCCAAGGGCGAAGGCTGCCATTGCCGTGGCAGGGATGAAATCGGCGGAGCTTGACGACCGCACAGACCCGCCACCAGACGTTGTCTCCATTTGTACGATGCATCTTGCTAAGGGTCTTGAGTTTCGGGCTGTCGTCGTCGCCGCCTGCGACGACGAAATTGTGCCACTACAGTCACGGATTCAGACCGTGTCGGACGACTCGGACCTCGAAGAAGTTTACAACACCGAGCGACACCTTTTGTACGTCGCGTGCACTCGGGCACGCGACAATCTTCTGATTACAGGCGTTGAGCCGGCGTCCGAGTTTCTTGACGACCTTCGCGAGTCGTGATTCCCTCAACAAGTGAAGCGGCCGGGAGCGACATGTTATCACCCTCCAGCCGCTTCACGATTCAGGTTTTCGCTTCTCGCCGTCTCGCGGGCCATTATGCCCGCGCCGATTCATTCGGAGGAACAGCCTTATTCTTCTCCACCGGGCCGCTCTGGGCCACGGCCTGCTTCTCCGCCTTCGGGGGCGTCACCTTGGTCTCGTTGGGCTTCGGGGTATTCTCCCGAATCGTCTGATTGTGAGGGCTGCCGCCGTTCGACATGACACTTCTCCTTTCTGGAGCTATCGCTCGCCGCGAGCACTTGCGAGACGCGAGCGTAATACTTGCGAAGCGTGTCCCGCGACGTTGCGAAGAGCACCACTTCGACGATCACAAATCCGAAATCCACCCAGCCTGCTCCGCCGCACCATCGACATCCACCCGAAAGCCGGACGAGGTAGGCGAGCGCGACCGCGATGAACGTGTTCGCGTTGAACTGGTAATAGCGGTAGTGGAAATCGACGAGCAGGCCGTAAGCCGCAAGATTCGATTGGAGTTGCGAGAAGTCCCAAGATGGAGGCTTGATGCCCGTCCGGTGATGCAACGAGTCGAGCGCCAGCCATCGGAGCGAACTCGCGAACATGCCAGCCGCCAGGGACGCGATCGTCACGTACAGGAACCCGCCGACCGTCGGCTGCCCCTCTGGCGAAGCCGCGAGCCAGGACGCAACCGCGGGAACCGGCCCGCTTAAGGCCACGACGGCGATGAAGCCGGGCAGTAAATATGCGATGACCAGCCCGAAGTTTCGGGCGGAAAGTTCTCCCACAACGTGTCCAACCAATACCGAGCATGTAGAGACCTCGGGAATGCGGCTGTTGCAACCGCCTCTCCACCATATTGTTGTCTGAATCCAAACGGGTTTCAAGCAAAATCCCGATCATACTGAGGCAATGCCCACCAAGCCCCAACATGCCCATCGCTATCGAGCCGTTACCACCCTGATCCGGGCGCTTCGGGAGGAAGCAGGCCTAACTCAGCGCGACCTTGGAAAACGCCTAAACCTTCCTCAATCTTGGGTTTATAAGTGTGAAACCGGGATCAGGCGTATGGACATTGCCGAGTTTTGCGATTGGTGCAAGGCCTGCGAAATAGAGCCAGTCATTGGGCTCCGGCGGTTTCTGCGGTACGACTGATAGCTCCCAACGGTACCTTCGGGTGTCCGTAGCCCACCTCTGTGCCAAATCTTGAACCCGAATTGGATTCTTCGAACGGCCGCACCACCCGTCGCCGCAAGCGAAGCGCTGACACCGGCACCGGCTCGAAGCCGGCCGAATCGCGAAGGCGGTTGACGGCCCGAAGCAGGTTCAAAAGCTGCCGCCGAACCGGCGCGTATGGCTCGAATCTGATGCGACGGAACTCCCCGATCAGCTTCTCGACCGATCGATGAGGGGCGATGTTCAGCATGTAGGCTTTAAGCTTCCGGTACTCGTCTGGATGGATTCGCACCGAGGGGTGCCAGCGCCGATCGACGCCCCGGTGATAACCGATGCTGTAGCCGTTAAAGCGGATGGAGTCGCGACGGACATCCTTGTGATTTGGCTCATCCTGAAAGAAGCGTTGCTCGCCGCGGGATGCGATAAGCACAAAGAACCGACCATGCCGGATGTAATGGACGTTCGACAGGCCCGCGCGTTTCCGGCGCGCCCTTGCCCACTTCGACAGGCCCGCGTCATATTGCTCCAGGAGCTTTTCGTCCACTCGTCGCGGATCCTTCCGCTCCGGGATGACACCCGTGACGTAGAACCAGTAGCCATGCCCGACATAACTCAGGGCGAGCTGCTGGACAAAGCCCTCCACAGAGGCTGCCTCACACCGATAAACCACACCAGGGCGTATCACACGCTGATGAGCTACTCAAATCGTCGCGGACTCAAAGAGATAGGGATTGTTTGCTGGCACAATCCCCGAAAGCCGTTCTTAACCTTGTTGCGCCCCTGGTTCTCATGTGTCTTGAAATCGCAGCAGCGCCTTCAAATCCTCTTCCGTAGGCTCTCGGCCCAAACCCTCGCGATACCGCTCCACGATGCTCGCTCGCACGTGGTCCGGCATATCGCTCGGCTTCTCGAACCGGATACCGATGACCTCAAGCTCATCCAAGTAATCGAGAGCCGGGTCGCCAAGCACCCCACCCTCGCACGATTGCCACCAACCCACATAAATCACCTCCAATCAAAGAAAACCTCATGAGTCATTTCGGCCCAGGTCCTGCGCGTGGAACATCCACGCGGCAGCCCAGGCCGCTTAAACCACATCGCATTGCACTACCTCCTCGCTGCCGTCGCGCAGCCGGGCGCGCCGTCTGTATTCCAGATCGGCCCCCGCCCAATACATACGCGTAGCGCAGCAAAAACCTCCGGCGAATCCTGGATACACCTCCAGTGTTCGCCGTCATTCCGCCATCAAAAGACGACTCACGTCCCCGTGAGACCTCTTTCGATCGCAGCATCGTCCTTCCCAGGAACCGGCCGGCGGGCAGGCGCAATTCGCCTGCCGCGCCGACCGCACGCTTCAAGATGAAAATGACCCGTCACCGCTTTCGTTGTCGTTTATCCCCGGCACCACCCGTAAGGACACCAACGGCGCACCACTGCCTTGCAGTGCCTCCGCTCCGCTCCCGCGGACTTCTACTTGCGGCACTCTCCCAGACTACGGCCTTTGAATCACCCGCCTGACTTGGCGGACACCGGGCACCACCCCGGCAGCCACAGTCCTTCCCCGGTTATTGATAGTCGTTGCACAATCGGTCACGTCGGTAGGGCCGGTTCAGGCCCGGTCCGGCAGCGTATGTCCGAGGCTCCCGCCCCGGCATAGTTTCCATCCGCACAAGCGCGGACGATTTCGAGGTCCAGAATACAGAAGCTGACCCCTACCCTTCGCTGCGGGATATTCCCTGTTCGGCACCGTCTCCGATTGCACTGACCGGCAAGGGCTTGATGCCCCGTTCATCGTTGAGCTTTTCATGATCTGTCTTTGTTCGACAGAATCCCGAGTCTGAATCATGACCCGGTTCCGCGTGTCGCCACGCGGAAACTCCCGACGCCGGCAAACGTTGAACGAACCTGACGGGATTTGCACCCGAATTGCCTTTCGGCTTTGGTCCGGACCCCGCCTGGGGGATTACGCCGCGAGCGCGGCATCACCCCTTCGACCATCACGGCCCGCCTTGCGGCAGGTCTGTCCCGGTCGCCCGATTTCCAGTTGCACTATGGGATAGAACTACAGGATTGCTCCAACGAACTACTTCGCAGGGATTACTCTGTAGAGCCTCCCTCGAACCGGACGAGCCACTCTCGTGGCATCCGGCTCTACGGGTCGTGGGCCCTGACGGCTGGTGAGGCGCGTCCCCTTAGTCCCGATGGTGAGTCGGGA includes these proteins:
- the uvrD2 gene encoding ATP-dependent DNA helicase UvrD2 → MLKPMNFRIADTFTDSLARLRSDQQAAAKTTAFDLQMNPANPGMQFHRLDKAKDKNFWSIRVSRDIRIIVHRTDESLLLCYVDHHDPAYRWAERRKIERHPKTGAMQVVEIRERVLEIEIPKYVEVERPAPPKPLLFADFSDDDLLAYGVPQEWLADVKASNEDSLLDLAGHLPAEAAEALLNLATGTVPLRPVPVAAGADPFEHPDALRRFRVMENVEELQRAMEYPWEKWIVFLHPAQRETVTRSYGGPARVAGSAGTGKTVVALHRAAHLARSNAYAKVLLTTFSIALARNLRRKIACLIGNEPAVHNRISVRAIDEVGIEQFEVAFGTPKPLTPKMLRTLLKAASDAAMPHQYGLAFLESEWNEVVDAWQLGSWEAYRDVPRLGRKTRLGEKQRQTLWTIFEHVRKDMSERGLVTIPMVFAAATQHIASGGKPPADFVVVDEAQDISVPQLRYLAAVAGKKEDGLFFAGDLGQRIFQTPFSWASLGVDVRGRSQTLRINYRTSHQIRQQADRLLQTELADVDGNLESRKGTVSVFNGPPPSIQVVESTKRETEVIAAWLKERVAAAVKPHEIGIFVRSEAELPRAKAAIAVAGMKSAELDDRTDPPPDVVSICTMHLAKGLEFRAVVVAACDDEIVPLQSRIQTVSDDSDLEEVYNTERHLLYVACTRARDNLLITGVEPASEFLDDLRES